A genomic region of Alistipes megaguti contains the following coding sequences:
- a CDS encoding energy transducer TonB, with product MSENPQVIPPKAPRRPRLKLPFDNRREDAGTWAYDHRVGLCVTLIAYLVLMIVFVSSKIVVGRRASQQGMYIDLQTLAELEQERDRLEREVRERQEQDPVDWRSIRNRTSNENALNEELRDDRGTNAAELNEAAAGAEARMRANREAYEEGLAEERAIRQRRGQGGESEHRDVRVKGRVTVSFSLTNPVRTSRWLEIPAYRCEEGGEVIVEITVNRAGEVTAARIREGGDECMRQAAIEAARVSLFNIDSSAPARQSGTITYIFIPQ from the coding sequence ATGAGTGAAAATCCACAGGTGATACCCCCGAAGGCGCCGCGGCGTCCGCGTCTGAAGCTTCCGTTCGACAACCGTCGCGAGGATGCCGGAACGTGGGCCTACGATCATCGGGTGGGATTGTGTGTGACGCTGATTGCCTATCTGGTGCTGATGATCGTCTTCGTGTCGTCGAAAATCGTCGTCGGACGCCGGGCCAGCCAGCAGGGCATGTATATCGACCTGCAGACGCTGGCTGAACTGGAGCAGGAGCGCGACCGTCTGGAGCGTGAGGTGCGTGAGCGGCAGGAGCAGGATCCCGTCGACTGGCGCAGCATCCGCAACCGCACGTCGAATGAGAATGCCCTCAACGAGGAGCTGCGCGACGACCGCGGGACGAATGCCGCCGAGTTGAACGAGGCGGCGGCCGGGGCCGAAGCCCGCATGCGGGCCAACCGCGAAGCCTATGAGGAGGGGTTGGCCGAGGAGCGGGCCATCCGCCAGCGCCGCGGACAGGGTGGTGAGTCGGAGCATCGCGACGTGCGCGTCAAGGGGCGGGTGACGGTTTCGTTTTCGCTGACCAACCCTGTGCGGACGTCGCGCTGGCTGGAGATTCCGGCCTACCGCTGCGAGGAGGGCGGTGAGGTGATTGTCGAGATTACGGTGAACCGGGCCGGCGAGGTCACGGCGGCCCGCATTCGCGAGGGGGGTGACGAGTGCATGCGTCAGGCGGCGATTGAGGCGGCCCGCGTGTCGCTCTTCAACATCGACTCCTCGGCACCGGCCCGCCAGAGCGGGACGATCACCTACATCTTCATCCCGCAGTAA
- a CDS encoding bifunctional UDP-3-O-[3-hydroxymyristoyl] N-acetylglucosamine deacetylase/3-hydroxyacyl-ACP dehydratase, translated as MSTKQQTLKAPISFSGKGLHTGVRVNMTINPAEANTGIVFRRIDIEGQPIIPALCDHVVDTSRGTTIEFGGHRVHTIEHVMSALWTLGVDNAIIDIDAEETPILDGSAAAYAKAITETGLVDQQAERSFYHVTEKMVYTIPEKGVAIILYPDDEFAVSVHVDYNSKVIGNQYATFVPGDDYAEKIAPCRTFVFLHEIEPLMKMNLIKGGDLDNAIVVVENPVPDEQLEHLKKIFNKPDIEIKSGYLSNLELRCSNELARHKLLDLLGDFALLGVRIKGRVWATRPGHFANTEFMKQLKHAIRKAGEKPRFTYDCRKPALYDINDIRRMLPHRPPFLLVDRIFYCDKTDVAGIKNVTMNEPFFVGHFPNEPVMPGVLIVEAMAQCSGILVLNSVPDPENYSTYFMKIDSVKFKHKVVPGDTLQFEIHLLEPIRRGVAVVEGKAFVGEKLACEAVMMAQVVKNKK; from the coding sequence ATGTCAACTAAACAACAAACCCTGAAAGCTCCGATTTCGTTCTCGGGGAAGGGTCTTCATACGGGTGTCCGCGTGAATATGACCATCAACCCCGCCGAGGCCAACACCGGCATCGTCTTCCGACGGATCGACATCGAGGGCCAACCCATAATCCCGGCATTGTGCGACCATGTGGTCGACACCTCGCGCGGCACGACCATCGAATTCGGCGGGCACCGCGTCCATACCATCGAACACGTCATGTCGGCCCTCTGGACGCTGGGCGTCGACAACGCCATCATCGACATCGACGCCGAAGAGACCCCTATCCTCGACGGCTCGGCCGCAGCCTACGCCAAGGCCATCACCGAAACCGGCCTGGTCGACCAGCAGGCCGAACGTTCGTTCTACCACGTCACCGAAAAGATGGTCTACACCATCCCCGAAAAGGGCGTGGCCATCATCCTCTATCCCGACGATGAGTTCGCCGTCTCGGTGCACGTCGACTACAACTCGAAGGTCATCGGAAACCAGTACGCCACGTTCGTTCCCGGCGACGACTACGCCGAGAAGATCGCACCCTGCCGCACGTTCGTCTTCCTGCACGAGATCGAACCCCTGATGAAGATGAACCTCATCAAGGGCGGCGATCTGGACAACGCCATCGTCGTGGTCGAGAATCCCGTCCCCGACGAACAGCTCGAACACCTCAAGAAGATCTTCAACAAACCCGACATCGAGATCAAGTCGGGCTATCTGAGCAACCTCGAACTGCGCTGCAGCAACGAACTGGCCCGCCACAAGCTGCTCGACCTGCTGGGCGACTTCGCGCTGCTGGGCGTGCGCATCAAGGGCCGCGTATGGGCCACCCGCCCCGGACACTTCGCCAACACGGAGTTCATGAAGCAGCTCAAACACGCCATCCGCAAGGCCGGCGAAAAGCCCCGCTTCACCTACGACTGCCGCAAACCGGCGCTCTACGACATCAACGACATCCGCCGCATGCTGCCCCACCGTCCGCCGTTCCTGCTCGTCGACCGCATCTTCTACTGCGACAAGACCGACGTGGCCGGCATCAAGAACGTCACGATGAACGAACCCTTCTTCGTCGGACACTTCCCCAACGAACCCGTCATGCCGGGCGTGCTGATCGTCGAGGCCATGGCCCAGTGCAGCGGCATTCTGGTCCTCAACTCGGTGCCCGACCCGGAGAACTATTCGACCTACTTCATGAAGATCGACAGCGTGAAGTTCAAGCACAAGGTCGTGCCGGGCGATACGCTCCAATTCGAAATCCACCTGCTGGAACCCATCCGCCGCGGCGTGGCCGTCGTCGAGGGCAAGGCCTTCGTCGGCGAGAAACTTGCCTGCGAAGCCGTGATGATGGCCCAGGTCGTCAAGAACAAGAAGTAA
- a CDS encoding acetyl-CoA hydrolase/transferase family protein, whose amino-acid sequence MTNPIHFTTPEEAVKVIKSGDHVHLSSVASAPQCLINAMCRRGEAGELKDVHIHHLHTEGPAPYADPKFEGIFQLDSFFVGSNVRKVTQSGYADYIPVFLSETQKLYRCGAVPCNVAMIQVCPPDKHGYVSLGTSVDATLAAVECADHVIAVVNKHVPRAFGQAMIPMSKIDTFVEDDTPLIEAKFTEPNEVETAIGKHCAALIEDGATLQMGIGAIPNAVLSQLGNHKNLGVHTEMFADGVLPLVKKGVINGEAKKTDPGKMVSTFLMGSQAVYDFIDDNPGVLMMDVGYTNDPYIISQNDNFVAINSALQIDLTGQVSADSLGTKFWSGAGGQIDFVYGASLSKGGKAIIAMPSITNKGVSKICPTLLDGAGVVTSRFHVHWVVTEYGAVDLYGKSMQERARLLISIAHPSAREELDRAAFERWGSHHHYIKSYMGK is encoded by the coding sequence ATGACTAACCCTATCCATTTCACGACTCCCGAGGAGGCCGTCAAGGTCATCAAATCGGGCGATCACGTGCATCTGAGCTCGGTAGCTTCGGCCCCTCAGTGTCTGATCAACGCCATGTGCCGCCGCGGTGAGGCCGGCGAACTGAAAGACGTGCACATCCATCACCTGCACACCGAAGGTCCGGCACCCTATGCCGATCCGAAATTCGAGGGTATCTTCCAGCTCGATTCGTTCTTCGTGGGCTCGAACGTGCGCAAGGTGACCCAGAGCGGATATGCCGACTACATTCCGGTCTTCCTGAGCGAGACGCAGAAACTCTACCGCTGCGGCGCCGTACCGTGCAACGTGGCCATGATCCAGGTCTGCCCGCCGGACAAGCACGGGTATGTATCGCTCGGTACGTCGGTTGATGCAACGCTGGCCGCCGTCGAGTGCGCCGACCACGTCATCGCCGTGGTGAACAAGCACGTGCCGCGCGCCTTCGGCCAGGCCATGATCCCGATGTCGAAGATCGACACCTTCGTCGAGGACGACACGCCGCTGATCGAGGCCAAGTTCACGGAGCCCAACGAGGTCGAAACGGCCATCGGCAAGCACTGCGCCGCACTGATCGAGGACGGCGCCACGCTGCAAATGGGTATCGGTGCCATTCCGAACGCCGTGCTGAGCCAGCTGGGCAACCACAAGAATCTGGGTGTGCACACCGAAATGTTCGCCGACGGCGTACTGCCGCTGGTCAAGAAGGGCGTCATCAACGGTGAGGCCAAGAAGACCGATCCGGGCAAGATGGTTTCGACGTTCCTGATGGGTTCGCAGGCCGTCTACGACTTCATCGACGACAACCCGGGCGTGCTGATGATGGACGTCGGCTACACGAACGACCCCTACATCATCTCGCAGAACGACAACTTCGTGGCCATCAACTCGGCCCTGCAGATCGACCTCACGGGTCAGGTCAGCGCCGACTCGCTGGGTACGAAGTTCTGGTCGGGAGCGGGCGGTCAGATCGACTTCGTCTACGGCGCTTCGCTGTCGAAGGGCGGAAAGGCCATCATCGCCATGCCTTCGATCACGAACAAGGGCGTCTCGAAGATCTGCCCGACGCTGCTCGACGGTGCCGGTGTCGTGACGTCGCGTTTCCACGTACACTGGGTCGTTACGGAGTACGGAGCCGTCGATCTCTACGGCAAGTCGATGCAGGAGCGTGCGCGTCTGCTGATCTCGATTGCCCACCCGTCGGCCCGCGAGGAGCTCGACCGTGCAGCCTTCGAGCGCTGGGGATCGCACCACCACTACATCAAGAGCTACATGGGCAAATAA
- the rimP gene encoding ribosome assembly cofactor RimP — protein sequence MMDIQKITAIAERKLEGTDLFVVDCTCNPANEVELTIDSDTSVGIDACAELSRAIEAELDRDAEDFSLTVMSAGIGSELRSLRQYRKLVGSSVEVLLTSGIKLLARLDEVTDEGITLSYEEKQAVEGKKRKQLVKVSRTYPFSEIKYTKEWLDFK from the coding sequence ATGATGGATATTCAGAAAATCACGGCCATAGCCGAACGCAAACTCGAAGGTACGGACCTCTTTGTCGTCGACTGTACCTGCAATCCCGCCAACGAGGTCGAACTGACCATCGACAGCGACACGTCGGTCGGAATCGACGCCTGTGCCGAACTGAGCCGCGCCATCGAGGCCGAGCTCGACCGCGACGCCGAAGACTTCTCGCTGACGGTCATGTCGGCCGGTATCGGCTCCGAACTGCGCTCGCTGCGCCAGTATCGCAAGCTGGTGGGCAGTTCGGTGGAGGTGCTGCTGACAAGCGGCATCAAGCTGCTGGCCCGGCTGGACGAGGTCACAGACGAGGGCATCACCCTCTCCTACGAGGAGAAGCAGGCCGTCGAGGGCAAGAAACGCAAGCAGCTCGTCAAGGTAAGCCGCACCTACCCCTTCTCCGAAATCAAGTACACGAAGGAGTGGCTTGACTTCAAATAG
- the lpxA gene encoding acyl-ACP--UDP-N-acetylglucosamine O-acyltransferase gives MISNLAYIHPDAKIGNNVTVEPFAYIAGDVVIGDDCWIGPGAVIHDGARIGKGCRIHTAASISCLPQDLKFKGEATTAEIGDYNDIRECVTISRGTASTGTTRVGSHNLLMAYVHVAHDCVVGDHCVIANRVSLAGEVHIGDWVVIGGHVAIHQWVHIGDHSMVQGGTLLSQDLPPYIIVRNDTLRFAGINKVGLSRRGFTPERIGEIHDACRILFQSGLNYMAGCEEVERQIPQSPERDYLLQFIRESKRGIIKPYASKIDN, from the coding sequence ATGATAAGCAATCTGGCCTACATTCACCCCGATGCCAAAATCGGGAACAACGTTACGGTGGAACCCTTCGCCTACATCGCCGGCGACGTCGTCATCGGCGACGACTGCTGGATCGGTCCCGGCGCCGTGATCCACGACGGAGCCCGCATCGGCAAGGGCTGCCGAATCCACACCGCCGCCTCGATCTCATGCCTGCCCCAGGACCTCAAGTTCAAGGGCGAGGCCACGACGGCCGAAATCGGCGACTACAACGACATCCGCGAGTGTGTCACCATCAGCCGCGGAACCGCCTCGACGGGAACCACGCGCGTGGGTTCGCACAACCTGCTGATGGCCTACGTCCACGTGGCCCACGACTGCGTGGTGGGTGACCACTGCGTCATCGCCAACCGCGTCTCGCTGGCCGGCGAGGTCCATATCGGCGACTGGGTGGTCATCGGCGGCCATGTCGCCATCCACCAGTGGGTGCACATCGGCGACCACTCGATGGTCCAGGGCGGCACGCTGTTGAGTCAGGACCTGCCCCCCTACATCATCGTACGCAACGACACGCTGCGTTTCGCCGGCATCAACAAGGTGGGACTCTCGCGCCGCGGATTCACGCCCGAGCGCATCGGCGAGATCCACGACGCCTGCCGCATCCTCTTCCAGAGCGGGCTGAACTACATGGCCGGTTGCGAGGAGGTCGAGCGGCAGATTCCGCAAAGCCCCGAACGCGACTATCTGCTGCAATTCATCCGCGAATCGAAGCGAGGCATCATCAAACCCTACGCTTCGAAGATTGACAACTGA
- the nusA gene encoding transcription termination factor NusA yields the protein MDNLNLISNFAEFKELKNIDKSTMIGVLEDVFRHALQKQYETDENFDVIINPEKGDLEIWRNRTVVEDGAVENPNTQIAVSEVKAIDPTYEIGDEYADEIKLSSFGRRTVLSLRQNLASRILELEKASLYEKYSEKVGEIITGEVYQVWKKEVLILDDEENELILPKAEQIPNDFYRKGDTIKAIVKSVEMNNNQPRIILSRTANQFLERLFEQEVPEIYDGLITIKKIARIPGERAKVAVESYDERIDPVGACVGMKGSRIYSIVKELRNENIDVINYTANPQLMIQRSLNPAKISSITVDEEKKTASVYLKPDQVSLAIGKGGLNIRLSKMLTGYDIDVYREVEEEDVALTEFADEIDGWIIDALKAAGCDTAKSVLELPVEEIAARADLELEQAQKVVEILKAEFE from the coding sequence ATGGACAATCTCAATCTTATCAGCAACTTTGCCGAATTCAAGGAGCTGAAGAACATCGACAAGTCGACGATGATCGGCGTGTTGGAGGACGTCTTCCGCCACGCGCTGCAGAAACAGTACGAGACGGACGAGAACTTCGACGTGATCATCAACCCCGAAAAGGGCGACCTGGAGATCTGGCGTAACCGGACCGTCGTCGAGGATGGAGCCGTCGAAAACCCCAATACGCAGATCGCCGTCTCGGAGGTCAAGGCCATCGACCCCACCTACGAAATCGGTGACGAATATGCCGACGAGATCAAACTCTCGTCGTTCGGCCGCCGCACGGTGCTCTCGCTGCGCCAAAACCTCGCCTCGCGCATCCTCGAACTCGAAAAGGCCAGCCTCTACGAAAAATATTCGGAGAAGGTCGGCGAAATCATCACCGGCGAGGTCTACCAGGTCTGGAAGAAGGAGGTGCTGATCCTCGACGACGAGGAGAACGAACTCATCCTGCCGAAAGCCGAGCAGATCCCCAACGACTTCTACCGCAAGGGCGATACGATCAAGGCCATCGTCAAGTCGGTGGAGATGAACAACAACCAGCCGCGGATCATCCTTTCGCGTACGGCCAACCAGTTCCTCGAGCGGCTGTTCGAGCAGGAGGTGCCCGAAATCTACGACGGTCTGATCACCATCAAGAAGATCGCCCGCATCCCGGGCGAACGCGCCAAGGTGGCCGTCGAATCCTACGACGAACGCATCGACCCGGTAGGCGCCTGCGTCGGCATGAAGGGTTCGCGCATCTACTCGATCGTCAAGGAGTTGCGCAACGAGAACATCGACGTGATCAACTACACGGCCAACCCGCAGCTGATGATCCAGCGTTCGCTCAACCCCGCCAAGATCTCCTCGATCACCGTTGACGAGGAGAAGAAGACCGCTTCGGTCTACCTGAAACCCGACCAGGTGTCGCTGGCCATCGGCAAGGGAGGTCTGAATATCCGTCTGTCGAAGATGCTCACGGGCTACGACATCGACGTCTACCGCGAAGTCGAGGAGGAGGATGTAGCCCTGACGGAGTTCGCCGACGAGATCGACGGCTGGATCATCGACGCCCTGAAGGCCGCCGGCTGCGATACGGCCAAGAGCGTACTGGAACTCCCCGTAGAGGAGATCGCCGCACGTGCCGACCTCGAACTGGAACAGGCACAGAAGGTCGTCGAGATTCTGAAGGCCGAATTCGAATAA
- the infB gene encoding translation initiation factor IF-2: protein MGNERKLRLIQVAKEFKVGLNTITDFLQKKGIKSDGSPNTLVDAETYAVLEKEFGSNRSAVNARESVRERIAQKQTTITLEEARKQEREEEKEVVIKSHMIHVKDEIQQPKFLGKIDLSAKRPTVQTLNQTAKAAESAVAEQPETPKAETRPTTPAPEKPAQPAAQPAAEAPKPAAQPAPAPAVKSEPKSEQTPKAEAHPTTPAAEKPAQPAAQPAAEAPNPTVQPASAPAAQPAKSEESPKPEAPKDNIFRPATVTLTGPQVLGTMDVSGFVPGGKHKRKRLQKEKVDVNRAQKSGGQGGQNNRGSQGGQNNQGGQGGQNNRGSQGGQNNRGSQGGQNNRGSQGGQNNQPRPGEGRRNKNKNTPKPVLRPEVSDEEVSKQVKDTLARLTAKGAKSKSAKYRRDKREAVAERMNEEVQREEKERSTLKVTEFVTVNELATMMNVSPTEVITACMNLGLMVSINQRLDAEALVVVAEEFGFKIEFVSADIQEAIADEEDKEEDLVPRPPIVTVMGHVDHGKTSLLDNIRKTNVIEGEAGGITQHIGAYSVELNGQKITFLDTPGHEAFTAMRARGAAVTDVDIIIVAADDNVMPQTIEAINHAQAAGVPMVFAINKIDKPNANPDHIKEQLAQMNYLVESWGGKYQDQEISAKKGINLDKLLEKVLLEAEMLNLRANPNKKAVGTVIESTLDKGRGYVSTVLVQNGTLHVGDVILSGTYTGRVKAMFNENGKKVQEAGPSTPVQVLGLNGAPQAGDLFNVMDDDRSAREIANKREQLQRMQGIMTQKHVTLDEIGRRIAIGSFKELNIIVKGDVDGSVEAMSGSLIKLSKESVQVNVIHAAVGQISESDVLLAAASNAIIVGFQVRPSASARKLAEKEEIEIRLYSIIYDAINDIKDAIEGMLEPVMKEEIVASAEVMEIFKISKVGTVAGCVIREGKLQRTTPIRVIRDGIVIYTGKLGSLKRFKDDVKEVGVGQDCGLNIESYNDIKVGDIVEGYEQVEVKRK from the coding sequence ATGGGTAATGAAAGAAAATTAAGACTCATTCAGGTTGCCAAGGAGTTCAAGGTCGGACTGAACACCATCACGGACTTCCTGCAAAAGAAGGGCATCAAGAGCGACGGGTCGCCCAACACGCTGGTCGACGCCGAGACCTATGCCGTTCTGGAGAAGGAGTTCGGCTCGAACCGCAGCGCCGTGAATGCCCGGGAATCGGTTCGTGAACGCATCGCGCAGAAGCAGACGACCATCACCCTCGAGGAGGCCCGCAAACAGGAGCGTGAAGAGGAGAAGGAGGTGGTCATCAAGAGCCACATGATCCACGTCAAGGACGAGATCCAGCAGCCGAAGTTCCTCGGCAAGATTGATCTCTCGGCCAAGCGTCCCACCGTGCAGACGCTGAACCAGACGGCCAAGGCCGCCGAGAGTGCCGTGGCCGAACAGCCCGAGACGCCGAAGGCCGAAACGCGTCCGACGACGCCGGCTCCCGAAAAGCCGGCCCAGCCGGCCGCACAGCCCGCTGCCGAGGCACCGAAACCCGCAGCACAGCCCGCACCCGCTCCGGCCGTAAAGAGTGAGCCGAAGAGCGAGCAGACGCCGAAGGCCGAAGCACATCCGACGACGCCGGCTGCCGAGAAGCCGGCCCAACCGGCCGCACAACCCGCCGCCGAAGCGCCGAACCCCACGGTACAGCCCGCATCGGCACCGGCCGCACAACCGGCCAAAAGCGAGGAGAGTCCGAAACCCGAAGCTCCGAAAGACAATATCTTCCGTCCGGCCACGGTGACGTTGACCGGTCCGCAGGTGCTGGGAACGATGGACGTCTCGGGCTTCGTTCCGGGCGGCAAGCACAAGCGCAAACGCCTGCAGAAGGAGAAGGTCGACGTGAACCGTGCCCAGAAGAGCGGCGGTCAGGGCGGTCAGAACAATCGCGGCAGTCAGGGCGGCCAGAACAACCAGGGAGGCCAGGGAGGCCAGAACAACCGCGGCAGTCAGGGCGGTCAGAACAATCGCGGCAGTCAGGGCGGTCAGAACAATCGCGGCAGTCAGGGCGGCCAGAACAACCAGCCGCGTCCGGGCGAGGGACGTCGCAACAAGAACAAGAATACCCCGAAACCGGTCCTGCGTCCGGAAGTGAGCGATGAGGAGGTTTCGAAGCAGGTCAAGGATACGCTGGCCCGTCTGACGGCCAAGGGCGCCAAGAGCAAGAGCGCCAAATACCGTCGTGACAAGCGCGAAGCCGTGGCCGAGCGCATGAATGAGGAGGTACAGCGCGAAGAGAAGGAACGTTCGACGCTTAAGGTCACGGAGTTCGTGACCGTGAACGAGTTGGCGACAATGATGAACGTCTCGCCCACGGAGGTCATCACGGCCTGCATGAACCTCGGACTGATGGTGTCGATCAACCAGCGTCTGGATGCCGAGGCTCTGGTGGTTGTGGCCGAGGAGTTCGGCTTCAAGATCGAGTTCGTCTCGGCCGACATCCAGGAGGCCATCGCCGACGAGGAGGACAAGGAGGAGGATCTCGTTCCGCGTCCGCCCATCGTGACGGTCATGGGCCACGTCGACCACGGTAAGACGTCGCTGCTGGACAACATCCGCAAGACAAACGTCATCGAGGGCGAGGCCGGCGGTATCACGCAGCACATCGGTGCCTACAGCGTCGAACTCAACGGGCAGAAGATCACCTTCCTCGACACGCCGGGTCACGAGGCCTTCACGGCCATGCGTGCACGCGGTGCGGCCGTTACGGACGTGGACATCATCATCGTGGCCGCCGACGACAACGTCATGCCGCAGACCATCGAGGCCATCAACCACGCCCAGGCGGCCGGAGTGCCGATGGTCTTCGCCATCAACAAGATCGACAAGCCCAACGCCAACCCCGACCACATCAAGGAGCAGCTGGCACAGATGAACTACCTCGTGGAATCGTGGGGCGGCAAATACCAGGATCAGGAGATTTCGGCCAAGAAGGGCATCAATCTGGACAAGCTGCTGGAGAAGGTGCTGCTCGAGGCCGAGATGCTCAACCTGCGTGCCAACCCCAACAAGAAGGCCGTCGGCACGGTGATCGAATCGACGCTGGACAAGGGCCGCGGCTATGTCTCGACGGTGCTGGTGCAGAACGGTACGCTGCACGTCGGCGACGTGATCCTCTCGGGAACCTACACGGGCCGTGTCAAGGCGATGTTCAACGAGAACGGCAAGAAGGTGCAGGAGGCCGGACCGTCGACCCCGGTACAGGTGCTGGGTCTGAACGGCGCCCCGCAGGCCGGTGACCTGTTCAACGTGATGGACGACGACCGCTCGGCCCGCGAAATCGCCAACAAGCGCGAACAGCTGCAGCGCATGCAGGGCATCATGACCCAGAAGCACGTCACGCTGGACGAGATCGGCCGCCGCATCGCCATCGGCTCGTTCAAGGAGCTGAACATCATCGTCAAGGGCGATGTGGACGGTTCGGTGGAGGCCATGTCGGGCTCGCTGATCAAGCTCTCGAAGGAGAGCGTGCAGGTGAACGTGATCCACGCCGCCGTGGGTCAGATCTCGGAGTCGGACGTCCTGCTGGCCGCCGCCTCGAACGCCATCATCGTGGGCTTCCAGGTGCGTCCTTCGGCCTCGGCCCGCAAACTGGCCGAAAAGGAGGAGATCGAAATCCGCCTCTACTCGATCATCTACGACGCGATCAACGATATCAAGGATGCCATCGAGGGCATGCTGGAACCGGTGATGAAGGAGGAGATCGTCGCCTCGGCCGAGGTGATGGAGATCTTCAAAATCTCGAAGGTCGGCACCGTTGCGGGCTGCGTAATCCGCGAAGGCAAGCTGCAGCGTACGACACCGATCCGCGTGATCCGCGACGGTATCGTCATCTACACCGGCAAACTGGGTTCGCTCAAACGCTTCAAGGACGACGTCAAGGAGGTCGGCGTAGGTCAGGACTGCGGTCTGAACATCGAATCCTACAACGACATCAAGGTCGGCGATATCGTCGAGGGATACGAGCAGGTCGAGGTAAAACGCAAATAA